One Bythopirellula goksoeyrii genomic window, ACGGTGACGGTTGGAGTCAATTCGGAGCAACTAGCTTTAACCAGTTCTTTGGTCCGGGGAATCCCCACGCCAGCATCTTCGCCGATGATGCGTTCAATACCGGTAGTTTTTGGCAGGAAGGTATCGCTGCCACGCCAGGAAAAGCGTATCAATTCGATCTGATCAACACTCGCATCGAAGCGAATTGGGATGCTGACCTGACATTTGGGGTTGAATTCTATGCCGCAGACGGAATCTCCTTTCTGGGAGCGACGAAGGTCCCTGTTGATACCGCAGCTCGACTGGCACTGCCGAACGTCGATACAGGAGGAGGTGTTAACGGGGCAGTGTTTAGCATGCAGGCCGTAGCACCTGCGAGCGCTGCTTTTGCCCGCCCCATAGCTGAATTCAGCAACGTTAATAGCGCCTATGTTGGTGGCACAACTCAACAAGCCAATTCCTTCGTATTCAACTCGTTTTTTTCAGAAGTGCCGGCTGCCGGTGGTGAGTTGCTGAAAAACCCAGGGTTTGAGGATGAAGACGATGATGTCGTAGAAAATTTTGGCGACTACTGGGGGAGCTTCGGTGCTGCTGGATTTGATAACTTTTTCGCCGGAGTGGGACCCGCAAATGGCCATGCCAGCCTGTATGCAGATTTGCCGGGCAATGAAGGTAGCATCTACCAGCAGTCAATTCTGGGTACTGCGGGCAATACCTACCAATTCAGTTTGAACGACGTACGCATTGAGAGCAATTTCGATGCCACTCTCAAATTCGGTTTGGAGTTCTATGGCGATGATGATTTCACGAAGATAAGTGAAACCATTGAAACCATTGATACCAATACGGGTATGGTCGATAGCAACGTATTCGTGATGAGTGGGACCGCTCCTGCTGGAACCGTTTATGTGCGACCTGTAGTCTCCTATGACAATGTGCTCTCAACTGCAACGACCGATGAAGGCGTCTTCATCTTTGATGCATCGCTGGTTGAGGTGACAGCATCAACTGAGGACGCAGATTTCGATGGCGATGGCGACGTCGATGGAAAAGATTTCTTGACGTGGCAACGTGGTTTTGGCATCGGGAATTTACCGTCCCAAGGCGACGCCAACAATAGTGGAACCGTTGATGGAGTGGATTTATCCATCTGGCAAACTCAATACGGAGGAGGGGGGCCTCCAGTGGTGGGTGCAGTTACTGTGCCTGAACCAACCACGCTGTCAATCGGCTTGATGGCAGGAATAATCACGATGGTGTTGAGGCGACGCGGTTAGATCATGGTTAACCATTGGAGAAAGTGAACGAGGGAACAGAAGATGCAATCTGATCGTAAACACGGTTTTACGCTTGTCGAGCTCTTGGTGGTGATTGCGATTATCGGCGTGTTGGTCGCCTTGTTATTGCCTGCCGTGCAGGCGGCGCGCGAAGCAGCACGACGGACCCAGTGTCAGAACAATCTCAAGCAAATTGGCCTGGGTTTCCTGAACTATGAGCAAACCCATAAAGAGCTACCCGCAGGTGGTTGGCATTATCAATGGCTGGGCGATCCCGATCTCGGTTATGGCAAAAATCAACCAGGTGGTTGGATCTTCAGCCTACTGGAGTACGTTGAAGCCGGAAATGTTCGCCAGATGGCAGCGGGAATGTCTGGCAGCAACAAGCAAAGTAGATTGACGGAAATGGCGGCCGTGCCTCTGGGCACTTTCGTTTGTCCGTCGCGCCGCTCTGCTTCGGCGTTGCCAGCTACGCAAGATCCGTGGACTGATCCATTTAATGCCGATCAGTTGCAAAATGCTGCGCGTTCCGACTATGGAGCCTGCGTTAGCGGCGGATACACCGCCGAACTGGGAATCCGACCCAGAGAATTCCAAGGCTTCCCACAGACTATCGAGGAAGCCAAAGATGAAGACCGCTGGACTGCGGGTCCATTCTTCAACGGCAAGTGGGAACCAAACGGGGTGGTGATTCCGCGTTATCCAGTCGAATTGCGGCAAGTATCAGATGGTACAAGCCGAACGTATTTCGGAGGTGAACGGTATTTGGACCCCGATCACTATCAAAGTGGATTGGTTGAAAACGACGACCAATGCATGTATGTCGGCTATGATTCTGATATCATGGTCTCTGCTTTCAAAGAACCCTTACAAGACACACCCGGCTTTCCTGATGCCCGAAATTTTCGTTTCGGAAGTTCCCATCCCGGGGTATTTCAAGCAGTCTATTGCGACGGTTCTATTCATGCTCTTCCTTTCGACGTCGACCCTCGTGTCCATCAGGCAATGGGTAGCCGCGCAAGTGGAGAAACTGAAGCTGTCAATTGAAGTGGAGTGATGATGACGAGCGGAATACAGAGACGAGAGAAGAAACTGGATCGAGCAAACAGTCGTTGCATGCTGGAATCCTCCATGATGCGTTATCGCAGATGTTTGCTTCTAACGGCGATTGTCTCCTTCTCTTTGCCACTAGGGTGCCAATGGGGCCCTGCTCGAGTCAAGATGCCTGATTTCGATCCCGAAAGTGTGGCCGCGAAAGCAATGTCAGATTTGGATTCCAACGGGGATGGCTTTCTTTCAGAAGACGAGCTGAAAGGCTCACCCGGTTTATTGGCATCGCTAGATGATTTTGATCAAAATGGCGATCACCAGCTCTCTTCAGAGGAAATTGTAGATCGCCTCACTAAATGGCGTCGTGAGAAGGCAGGGTTACTTCCGTTCCGTTGCGAAGTTCGCTGGAAGGGAAAACCGCTCAAAGATGCCAACATCCAACTAGTGGCCGAACCGTACTTCGATGGTACGATTCCCAACGCATCGGGAGTGAGCGATTTCGCTGGGAGCGCAGAGTTGAGTTGCAGCCCAGACGATCTTCCGGAAACACTCAAGTCAATTCGTGCCATTAATCCTGGGATTTACCGGATTGAAGTGACACATCCGAGAATCGATCTACCGGCCAAGTACAATTCAAACACGATCTTAGGTCAAAGTGTGTCACTCCGGAATTCGAATACCTTAGTCTTAGATCTCTAGCTCTATCCACGATTGCCCGAAGGAGCTCAATACTTTTTTGTCATCGAAACAGAACGAATCATAAGTATTTAAACGCGTTATCAAGACTGAGACTGGCATGTACCTTAGCAACGAGAGCATCATTTTTGCACTTCGCCAGGCAGGACCATTGACCATGGTGTTTGCAGCGTATTTTTGGGCTGCAATCAGTCCGTCTTCTGCCGCAGTTGACGTCTGGCTCACCAAGGGAGACAAGAGCCAATTGCTCGCCCAGCAACCTGCTCTCAGTTTCCAACCAGGTTCCGGCTCGGGGGGATTCATCGTCAATGTGAATCCGAACACCACTTACCAGACTATTGACGGTTTTGGTGCCGCACTAACCGATTCGTCGGCCTGGCTCATCCAGAATAAGATGAATGCGACACAACGCAACAATTTCATGAACCAAATCTTCTCGCCTACCAACGGTATCGGCATGAGTTATCTTCGCATTCCCATGGGGGCCTCGGACTTCACCGCCTCGGGTCATTACACCTACAACGATCTCCCTATCAACCAGACGGACATTCCTCAAGACAATTTTTCGATCGCCCACGACCAGCAGTACATCATCCCGCAACTCCAGCAGGCTAAGGCTCTCAATCCCGACCTGAGCATTATGGCCTCCCCTTGGTCAGCTCCGGCGTGGATGAAATCAAACAAATCCTTGATTGGAGGCACTTTAAATCCTCAGTACTACAGTTCTTACGCGACGTACTTTGAAAAATTTATCGATGCCTATGCTGCCGAGGGATTGACGATCGACTCCGTTTCAATGCAGAACGAACCCCACCATATTCCGAATAATTATCCTGGAACCTACATGTCTTGGGCCCAGCAGGCGGATCTGATTAAAAACCATGTTGGCCCAAAGTTTGCCGCCGAGGGGATTAATACAAAGATATTCCTCTGGGACCACAACTGGGATGAACCCGATTATGCGATCAATGCGCTCAATGACCCTCAGTTGAAGCAATATGTCGCAGGCTCGGCATTCCACTCCTACGCCGGCGATGTTAGTGCACAAACGACCGTTCACAATGCCCACCCTGATAAAGAAATCCACTTTACCGAGGCAAGCGGCGGCGGTTGGGCGACTAACTTTTCTGACAATTTAATGTGGCACATGGACAACCTCATCGTTGGTAATACGCGTAACTGGGGCCAGTCGTCGATCTACTGGAATCTGGCCCTCGATGAGAATAGCGGTCCTTATCAAGGGGGCTGCTCCAACTGTCGAGGAGTAGTGACCATCAACAATGGAAATGGCAATGTGACTTTAAATGAAGAGTATTACGCGATTGCCCATGCTAGCAAGTTTGTGAAGCCGGGGGCGGTTCGAATCGGATCGCCGACCTACAACAATGCCGTCGAAACGGTCGCCTTTAAGAACCCCGATGGATCGAGAGCCTTGATTGCATTCAATTCAGGAGGAGGGACGCAGTCGTTTCGCATTGTGGATAACAACCAATATGTCTCCTACAGTCTTCCTGGAAAGTCCGTGGCCACCTTCATCTGGCCTTCAGATGGTGGAGGCCCCGTCGATCCACCCGATCCAGGAGTCGAACTGCTCGTAAACCCTGGGTTTGAGCAGGGAGGTTTCGGCTGGACTTCTACAGGCGACACTGGGTTCCATGCTTTTTTCCCCGGCCAAGGGGGCCATGCGAGCTTCTTTGCAGATCAGAATGGTCACAACGGTAGCATTTTTCAGACGGGGATCGCTGCCCAGCCTGGAGAACAGTTTAAATTCGAACTCTCCGATACGCGTATTGAGGCCAATGCAAATGCCAATGTGCAGTTCGGCCTCCAGTTCTACGGCGCCGGCGAGTCGAGTATAGTTGGCCAAGAGTTCGTTCAATTGATCCTGCCTGGCTACGAAATTAACGACGGGGTCTACAGCATCATGGGAACCTCACCGGCAGGGACGCAGTACGTGCGCCCTGTGATCTGGTTCGACAACGCTATCTCGACCACTGGTCTTCAAGAAAACTTCTTTGTCTTTGATGCCAGCCTCAAACGGGTCGCTAGTTTAGCCGGCGATTTTGACGAAGATGGTGATGTCGACGGGAACGATTTTCTGGTCTGGCAACGCACTCCCAGCGTCGGGAACTTGGCAGACTGGCAGATGCACTATGGAGAATCTTTGCCAATCTCGGCAACGGCGAGCGCCGTGCCTGAGCCGACCTCACTGGGGTTATGCCTCCTAATGGCATTAGGGCTCAGCGGCACTATTGTCGGGCGACTTAGGCACCCTGCTTCCTAACTCAATGTCGGATAACATTTTAGGCCCCCCGGGTTCCACCAGGCCCACTATGAGACCAATTTTCAGGGATTTTTTTTGAATTTTCCCAGATTTTTCCGCTCAGAAACCATCTGTTCGGCGGATAAGATGTTGCCAGGGGTAGGCTCTGAACGAGTCCGATCCAAGTATGTCACTCTTACAACCCAGGGCTCCACTCTTTTTCACCTTTTGTATGTTCATGCCATGAAAAAAACACTCCTCTTGATGGCCTTAGCTATGGCTGCCACATTTTTCTCTGCTGACAGATCATTGGCCTCGCTCGCCGTTACATACGAGGCGACGGCCGCGCCTGACGCAGATCCTGACGGGTTTGATAGAACTACTTCAGTAAATGTTTGGGAATTCGCTGAGACTCAAGGCGATGCCGGAAACTTTTTTGCCGGGAATCACGACGGAAATAACGGTGTTTGGGTGATCTTCGATAACGGCGGTTTTGGTGGAAGCACGGCAACGCATACCTTTGCTGGTGGAGCCCTACTTCCGACCCAGGCTCTGTCGCTCGATTATGCCCACAATACAAATATCGATCCCGGAACTCGCGTCGGTATACGCCTCTTAGATTCTTCGAATGCAGTGCAAACAGAATTTTCCTTTGTCGGCGGCGGTGCCTTTGATTACAGCAACGACGGGGGAAGCTATACTGGAACCTATTCGTCAACTGGCAAGACTTATGATCCCAATGATTTTTTCACCGTGACTTATAGCATCGGTTCCGGAGGTGCCTACACGGCTACCGCTTCAGCGGGCGATGGCACCGATTGGGGAGGCAGCAGTAACATTGGTAGCTGGAGCGGCAGCGTAACTAATCCGGCCAATCCGATTGCCAAGATTCAAGTCTTTACCGACGGCGGTGGCAGCAGCGACCAGTATTTCGACAATCTAACCATCTCCGCCGTCCCCGAACCCTCCGCGTTCCTATTTGGCGGTTTGGTGTGCGGTGTGCTCGGACTCGGACTTGCCAAGAAAAAGCTGAGCAAGCGTTTGGTGTCGTAGAGGCTCAGGTTTGAGGCCTTTGAGACGCCCGGTAGATTCCTCTCCTATTCTGAGCCCGAGGGAACTGAATGATGCCACGCTCAATCCAATTCGCCTCGCAGCTTCGACTTCTGTGCCTGAACCGTCTTCGCTGGGGCTGAGCCTGATGCTGTTTGTGCTGGGCGTATTTCGTCCCAAGTTGGTTTTTTAGAAGCTGGAAATTTCGACAAGGGGGTGTTTCTATAACTCCTTGTCTTACATAGGGTTGCGCACCGATCCCTTCCGATTCTCGAACTGGAAACTGGTTTTTTCCAAGTTTCCTATACCAGATTTCTTGGTTGCGCGCCTTACTTACAATAGTGAAGGATACTTTTCAGCTTTTTTGCTTGAGTTCACTTGTGAAGGGGCACTTGTGGAGGATCATTCGTTGGAGAAAGACAATCAACGAGACGAATTTGCGAGGCTGTTCGCCAAGCACGACCGGTGGTTGTACGCCTACCTAGTGACCCTGTTGGGAAACTCGGCCCATGCTGAGGACGTTTTCCAGGAAGTTTGCGTCGTACTGTGGCGGGAGTATGAACAGTTTGAGCTTGGCTCCGACTTCGTAAAATGGGTCGCGGTAGTCGCTCACAATCAAGTGCGCAAGTTTCGTCGACAGAAGAAACACGCTGGGTTCCAAGTGAATGAAGTTGCGTTTGATTTACTGGCAGCCGAGGGTGTGCGACGAGCAGACTTGTTCGATTGTCGGCGGGATGCGTTGCGGGGATGTTTATCGAAATTATCTGCAGCAGACCGATCTTTGGTCCAACAGTGTTATGAAGAACGCAAAGTGAATTTTAAGGCGACAGCTCAACGCTTGGGGAGAAGCGAGAATACCGTTTACAAGGCTCTCAATCGAATTCGTCGGGTGCTGCAAGAGTGCATCAACCGAACGCTTGTATCAGAAGGCCTGGGATGATCGCAGATTCTGACAGAAAGAAACTCATGCGAGTACTGGGCGACCTGTGCAACGGCCAGATTACTGCGCTCGATGAGCAGTGGCTCCAGGAACAACTCGCCGACAGTGCCGCTGCACGGTCGTTGTATCTGGACTATCTTGAAATGGAGGCATCCTTAGATGCCGAAGGCGGGAGCCTAGCCCGTTATGATTCCCGTCGTGACAGCGCGAGCCATGATGATATGGAGCAACTGGACGATGAGAATGCCGACGATTCTGATTTGTCGGAGTTACCTGATAGTTCGGTAGCTTCTTTCTGGCGAAAGTCGCCTTCGTGGGCAGTGGCGGCGGCGCTAACAGGGATTGCCCTGTTTTCCAGCGCAGCGACATTGGGTCTCCTTTCCTATTTTGGAAATTCTGGCCGCACTGCGGCAGGTAAAACTGCCCCAGTAGTTGCACGGATTACCGGAACACAAAACAGTTTGTGGCGACATGAGAAAACTCACCCTGTCGGATATGGCTCAGAGTTGGTGGCTGGTCAGGAACTTGAGCTCCAGGAGGGATTGGCCGAAATAACTTTTCTCGATGGCGCAACCGTACTGCTAGAGAGCCCCGCCCGGTTCTTGGTGAAGGCACCGCACGAAGTCCGACTTGAAGAAGGTCGCATGGCGGCAGTCGTTCCTGCCCAGTCACATGGATTTCGAGTTCATACGCGGAACCTTGATATTTTCGATACAGGTACCGAGTTTGGCTTGATGGCCCGGCAATCCGGAGCTGCCGAGTTGCATGTTTTTAATGGTGCGGTAAGGGCCGATGTTTTGGACTCCACGGGCAAGGCTCTTCGGCGGTTGGAACTCAATGCTTCAGAAGCAGCTCGCGTGAATCCAGTTTCCACAACCGTGGCGGAATTCCCAGCTGACAAGGCGGCCTTTGTGTGCAGCCTGGAACCAACCACCGGTCCACGCGATGGCTTATTAGCCTACGAGGGGTTTGATTATCCCGCAGGTCCACTCGATGCCCAGAATGGCGGCTATGGTTGGGCGGGACCCTGGTTTGGTATCGCCGCTGATAGCAAGGCCGGGCCAGACTCCAATGGTGTTGCCGTTGGAAGCCTGACAGCCAAGGGAATCGTCCCGCTGGGCAATAGGGCGGTGCAGACGGCACAGCAGAACCGCATCCGCCGCACGTTAGCAACTTCCATTGGCAGTGTGTTCGATGCAGCCGGATTGGTCGAAGATCAGGACAGCGTCCGCCTCATCGGGCGTGATGGGACCCATGTTTATATCAGCTTCCTGCAGCGTGTCTCTGAACTTTCCGCAAGCAACGATGAGTTTTACGGTCTTGAGCTGCATCGTGCCGATGGCAACGTCAACCGCGTACTCTCGATTGGCAATGGTGCCGAGGATACTCTCTACGGAGCTACCTCGAACTACAACGTATATGGGGCGGGCAATTTCCCAGCATTGGGCGTCGAAGACACCGAGGCGAACTTTTACGTAGTTAAGATCACTTTTGGCGTCGAGAACCACGACATCGTGGAGGTGTATCGCAACCCCGAGTCGCTTCGGGACGAACAAGCCTCGATTGTCGATGCGGAGCTGCATGGCAACTTTGCCTTTGATCGCATCGGAATCGCCAGCTTCCACGGCAGTAAGATTCACGAGATCGACGAAATTCACGTCGGAACCCACTACTTGGCTGTCACAGGACGGTGGGGTGGCAAGCGTGGGCTGCAACGCCAGGGCATGGTGCAGTTACAGCAAGAACATCGGCAGCCTGGAGTGCAAACGCGGTGGACGGGGCAGAATTGTGGTCGCATGGGTTTGGCGACCCTTTTTTCTAGCTACCTATCAGTTAACTTAATGCAAGACATTCGCTAACTTTTCAAGTAGATTCCCTTTTGAGAGTGACAAAATTCGTTGCCATTGGAAGTGATTGTGAGAAC contains:
- a CDS encoding sigma-70 family RNA polymerase sigma factor; the encoded protein is MLEFTCEGALVEDHSLEKDNQRDEFARLFAKHDRWLYAYLVTLLGNSAHAEDVFQEVCVVLWREYEQFELGSDFVKWVAVVAHNQVRKFRRQKKHAGFQVNEVAFDLLAAEGVRRADLFDCRRDALRGCLSKLSAADRSLVQQCYEERKVNFKATAQRLGRSENTVYKALNRIRRVLQECINRTLVSEGLG
- a CDS encoding EF-hand domain-containing protein — its product is MLESSMMRYRRCLLLTAIVSFSLPLGCQWGPARVKMPDFDPESVAAKAMSDLDSNGDGFLSEDELKGSPGLLASLDDFDQNGDHQLSSEEIVDRLTKWRREKAGLLPFRCEVRWKGKPLKDANIQLVAEPYFDGTIPNASGVSDFAGSAELSCSPDDLPETLKSIRAINPGIYRIEVTHPRIDLPAKYNSNTILGQSVSLRNSNTLVLDL
- a CDS encoding glycoside hydrolase family 30 protein; its protein translation is MYLSNESIIFALRQAGPLTMVFAAYFWAAISPSSAAVDVWLTKGDKSQLLAQQPALSFQPGSGSGGFIVNVNPNTTYQTIDGFGAALTDSSAWLIQNKMNATQRNNFMNQIFSPTNGIGMSYLRIPMGASDFTASGHYTYNDLPINQTDIPQDNFSIAHDQQYIIPQLQQAKALNPDLSIMASPWSAPAWMKSNKSLIGGTLNPQYYSSYATYFEKFIDAYAAEGLTIDSVSMQNEPHHIPNNYPGTYMSWAQQADLIKNHVGPKFAAEGINTKIFLWDHNWDEPDYAINALNDPQLKQYVAGSAFHSYAGDVSAQTTVHNAHPDKEIHFTEASGGGWATNFSDNLMWHMDNLIVGNTRNWGQSSIYWNLALDENSGPYQGGCSNCRGVVTINNGNGNVTLNEEYYAIAHASKFVKPGAVRIGSPTYNNAVETVAFKNPDGSRALIAFNSGGGTQSFRIVDNNQYVSYSLPGKSVATFIWPSDGGGPVDPPDPGVELLVNPGFEQGGFGWTSTGDTGFHAFFPGQGGHASFFADQNGHNGSIFQTGIAAQPGEQFKFELSDTRIEANANANVQFGLQFYGAGESSIVGQEFVQLILPGYEINDGVYSIMGTSPAGTQYVRPVIWFDNAISTTGLQENFFVFDASLKRVASLAGDFDEDGDVDGNDFLVWQRTPSVGNLADWQMHYGESLPISATASAVPEPTSLGLCLLMALGLSGTIVGRLRHPAS
- a CDS encoding DUF1559 family PulG-like putative transporter; this translates as MQSDRKHGFTLVELLVVIAIIGVLVALLLPAVQAAREAARRTQCQNNLKQIGLGFLNYEQTHKELPAGGWHYQWLGDPDLGYGKNQPGGWIFSLLEYVEAGNVRQMAAGMSGSNKQSRLTEMAAVPLGTFVCPSRRSASALPATQDPWTDPFNADQLQNAARSDYGACVSGGYTAELGIRPREFQGFPQTIEEAKDEDRWTAGPFFNGKWEPNGVVIPRYPVELRQVSDGTSRTYFGGERYLDPDHYQSGLVENDDQCMYVGYDSDIMVSAFKEPLQDTPGFPDARNFRFGSSHPGVFQAVYCDGSIHALPFDVDPRVHQAMGSRASGETEAVN
- a CDS encoding FecR domain-containing protein; its protein translation is MIADSDRKKLMRVLGDLCNGQITALDEQWLQEQLADSAAARSLYLDYLEMEASLDAEGGSLARYDSRRDSASHDDMEQLDDENADDSDLSELPDSSVASFWRKSPSWAVAAALTGIALFSSAATLGLLSYFGNSGRTAAGKTAPVVARITGTQNSLWRHEKTHPVGYGSELVAGQELELQEGLAEITFLDGATVLLESPARFLVKAPHEVRLEEGRMAAVVPAQSHGFRVHTRNLDIFDTGTEFGLMARQSGAAELHVFNGAVRADVLDSTGKALRRLELNASEAARVNPVSTTVAEFPADKAAFVCSLEPTTGPRDGLLAYEGFDYPAGPLDAQNGGYGWAGPWFGIAADSKAGPDSNGVAVGSLTAKGIVPLGNRAVQTAQQNRIRRTLATSIGSVFDAAGLVEDQDSVRLIGRDGTHVYISFLQRVSELSASNDEFYGLELHRADGNVNRVLSIGNGAEDTLYGATSNYNVYGAGNFPALGVEDTEANFYVVKITFGVENHDIVEVYRNPESLRDEQASIVDAELHGNFAFDRIGIASFHGSKIHEIDEIHVGTHYLAVTGRWGGKRGLQRQGMVQLQQEHRQPGVQTRWTGQNCGRMGLATLFSSYLSVNLMQDIR